From the Musa acuminata AAA Group cultivar baxijiao chromosome BXJ1-2, Cavendish_Baxijiao_AAA, whole genome shotgun sequence genome, one window contains:
- the LOC135600112 gene encoding nicotinate phosphoribosyltransferase 2-like, with the protein MAALASGNGTIDAAATAEQRETAQSAPIRSATNPMVTPLLTDLYQFTMAYAYWKAGKHLERAVFDLYFRKNPFGGEYTVFAGLEECIRLIANFHFKEEDISFMRSVMPTCEDGFFEYLRELDCSDVEVYAIPEGSVVFPKVPLIRVEGPVAVVQLLETPFVNLVNYASLVTTNAARHRFVAGNTKNLLEFGLRRAQGPDGGISASKYCYIGGFDATSNVAAGNLFGIPLRGTHSHAFVSSYMSPDEIVDKSLHSHDGSSTCMDFLSLVQTWLSKLQFSESLHGVFGETNQSELAAFTSYALAFPNNFLALVDTYDVMRSGIPNFCAVALALNDLGYKASGIRLDSGDLAYLSIEARKFFQAIEKEFNVPGFGKMSITASNDLNEETLDALNKQGHEIDAFGIGTYLVTCYAQAALGCVFKLVEINKQPRIKLSEDVTKVSIPCKKQCFRLYGREGYALVDIMTGENETPPKVGERILCRHPFNESKRAYVVPQRVEELLKCYWPGSSNKPREDLPLLKNIRDRCMQQLEQMRSDHMRRLNPTPYKVSVSGKLYDFIHFLWLSEAPVGELQ; encoded by the exons ATGGCGGCGCTTGCGAGCGGCAACGGGACGATTGACGCGGCGGCGACGGCGGAGCAAAGGGAGACGGCCCAATCGGCGCCGATCCGTTCGGCGACGAACCCCATGGTGACGCCGCTCCTCACGGACCTGTACCAGTTCACCATGGCCTATGCCTACTGGAAGGCCGGGAAGCATCTCGAACGCGCTGT GTTTGATTTGTATTTCCGTAAGAACCCCTTTGGTGGTGAATATACAGTCTTTGCTGGTCTGGAAGAATGCATTCGACTCATTGCCAATTTCCatttcaaggaggaggatatctcTTTTATGCGCTCGGTCATGCCTACTTGTGAG GATGGTTTCTTTGAATATCTCAGAGAACTTGACTGCTCAGATGTTGAAGTTTATGCTATCCCCGAGGGTTCTGTTGTTTTCCCCAAAGTGCCTTTGATAAGGGTTGAAGGCCCAGTGGCG GTAGTTCAACTGCTTGAGACCCCATTTGTTAATCTCGTAAACTATGCCTCATTGGTGACTACAAATGCTGCACGACACCGATTTGTTGCTGGAAATACAAAAAATTTACTTGAATTTGGACTTAGAAGAGCCCAG GGCCCTGATGGTGGAATAAGTGCTTCAAAGTACTGCTACATTGGAGGATTTGATGCAACAAG CAATGTCGCAGCTGGAAATTTGTTTGGCATACCCCTTCGAGGAACACATTCACATGCCTTTGTTAGCTCATATATG AGCCCTGACGAGATTGTTGACAAATCACTTCATAGTCATGATGGTTCAAGTACTTGTATGGATTTCCTTAGTCTGGTGCAGACATGGCTCAGCAAACTCCAG TTTTCAGAATCACTGCATGGTGTTTTTGGTGAGACAAATCAAAGTGAGCTTGCTGCGTTCACTTCATATGCGTTAGCTTTTCCAAATAACTTCTTGGCCCTTGTAGACACATATGAT GTTATGAGGAGTGGCATTCCCAATTTTTGTGCAGTAGCTTTAGCACTTAATGATTTGGG GTACAAAGCATCTGGAATTAGGTTGGATTCCGGTGATCTAGCTTATCTGTCTATTGAAGCTCGAAAATTCTTTCAGGCAATAGAGAAGGAATTCAATGTACCTGGTTTTGGAAAAATGAGTATTACAGCTAGCAATGACCTGAATGAGGAAACTCTTGATGCCTTGAACAAGCAG GGACATGAAATTGATGCTTTTGGAATTGGCACATATCTTGTTACATGCTATGCTCAAGCAGCTCTTGGCTGTGTGTTTAAACTTGTTGAGATAAACAAGCAGCCCCGCATTAAACTCTCTGAGGATGTTACGAAG GTTTCCATACCATGTAAAAAGCAATGTTTCAGATTGTATGGAAGAGAAGGTTATGCCTTGGTAGATATCATGACTGGGGAGAATGAAACACCTCCAAAG GTAGGAGAGCGTATTTTGTGTCGCCATCCATTTAATGAATCAAAGAGAGCATATGTTGTGCCACAGCGTGTGGAGGAACTCTTGAAGTGCTATTGGCCCGGGAGTTCAA ATAAGCCAAGAGAAGATTTACCCTTACTCAAGAACATTAGAGATCGTTGCATGCAACAGCTAGAACAAATGAGGTCTGATCACATGAGGAGGTTAAACCCAACACCTTACAAG GTGAGTGTCAGCGGGAAGCTATATGACTTCATTCATTTCTTATGGCTCAGTGAGGCCCCAGTTGGTGAACTGCAGTAA